A stretch of Vulpes lagopus strain Blue_001 chromosome 20, ASM1834538v1, whole genome shotgun sequence DNA encodes these proteins:
- the LOC121479395 gene encoding uncharacterized protein LOC121479395, with protein sequence MGPGVLGPGGQREGSTWDPSCTQAHLGQRDRLAHGTLGRCLCLVCGRGPSGPKSDSWGRRWPWGPGWADQVLVTSRGCPEGHTAGPPTDRPVLPLKRVCVHGHTVPRLSVHAQGCTHRGQASGIPLKLPASLAAPRCAQRDCRGSSSRGNAAGRGGCVEPPLSCRSAVCPVGLRPPHPRAPGPGGPAVVGALTWAGCYVAPAHLGRWPCWPLCSGRAWDTRGLLKGEQGRAGHSPGSLSPGPVPCPSQQRQPRWDPSRHWGHGPRGGPHSGAAWGQPSCRAPGLGALRAPGSGPARTTVLTSA encoded by the coding sequence ATGGGCCCTGGGGTGCTGGGGCCCGGGGGCCAGCGGGAGGGCAGCACCTGGGACCCCAGCTGCACCCAGGCCCACTTGGGGCAGCGGGACCGTCTGGCCCACGGCACACTCGGCCGCTGCCTGTGTCTTGTGTGTGGACGAGGCCCATCGGGGCCCAAGAGTGACTCCTGGGGGAGAAGGTGGCCTTGGGGACCCGGGTGGGCGGACCAGGTGCTGGTGACCAGCAGGGGTTGTCCAGAGGGACACACGGCCGGGCCTCCGACCGACCGTCCGGTCCTGCCCCTCAAACGCGTGTGTGTGCATGGCCACACGGTGCCGAGGCTGTCAGTCCACGCGCAGGGGTGCACGCACAGGGGCCAGGCCTCTGGCATCCCGCTCAAGCTGCCCGCTAGCCTGGCAGCCCCCCGGTGTGCTCAGAGGGATTGCAGGGGGTCGTCCTCCCGTGGGAACGCCGCGGGGAGGGGAGGCTGTGTGGAGCCCCCTCTGAGTTGCCGGTCTGCCGTCTGTCCTGTGGGCTtgaggcccccccacccccgtgccccTGGACCTGGAGGCCCCGCTGTCGTGGGGGCCCTGACCTGGGCGGGCTGCTATGTGGCTCCGGCACACCTGGGACGCTGGCCTTGCTGGCCCCTGTGCAGCGGGAGGGCCTGGGACACGCGAGGACTCCTGAAGGGGGAGCAGGGGCGGGCGGGCCACAGCCCTGGGTCATTGTCACCTGGCCCCGTCCCTTGCCCTTCCCAGCAGCGCCAGCCTCGGTGGGACCCTTCTCGGCACTGGGGGCACGGTCCCCGGGGAGGACCCCATTCAGGGGCTGCCTGGGGACAGCCCAGCTGCAGGGCCCCCGGCCTAGGGGCCCTCAGAGCACCCGGGTCCGGCCCTGCTCGGACGACAGTCCTGACAAGCGCGTGA